A stretch of Bacteroidales bacterium DNA encodes these proteins:
- the pyrB gene encoding aspartate carbamoyltransferase, producing MKNLISMRDVSSNDILKLIDLAAKIENKKINVDMTGKLAALLFFEPSTRTHFSFETAVKKLGGNTFSISGTSSTSVKKGETLSDTLMTISMYADIIVMRHVIEGAARFAAETVNIPVINAGDGTNQHPTQAMLDLYSVQKTQGTLKNLTIGMVGDLRLGRTVHSLAQALSDFNPKFYFASPRHLQMPNYIKDDLDKKGIEYNEIEDIKEVMPELDIMYVTRIQKERFAVLEDYEKVKDSYIITKKLLEGVKNNFKVLHPLPRVNEITTEVDDTEYAYYFQQAKNGVFMRQAIITTLLNLKY from the coding sequence ATGAAAAACCTAATTTCAATGCGAGATGTCAGCAGTAATGATATACTGAAACTGATTGACTTAGCAGCAAAAATTGAAAATAAAAAAATAAATGTTGATATGACCGGCAAATTAGCAGCTTTGCTATTTTTTGAACCGTCAACTCGCACACACTTTTCTTTTGAAACAGCCGTAAAAAAACTCGGAGGAAATACATTTTCCATATCTGGGACAAGCTCAACATCCGTAAAAAAAGGCGAAACTTTAAGCGATACGCTTATGACAATAAGCATGTATGCCGATATAATTGTTATGAGACATGTTATTGAAGGTGCTGCTAGATTTGCTGCCGAAACCGTAAACATTCCCGTAATTAATGCAGGCGACGGAACAAATCAACATCCTACGCAAGCTATGCTTGACCTTTATTCCGTTCAAAAAACACAAGGAACTTTAAAAAACTTAACAATAGGAATGGTAGGAGATTTAAGACTCGGCAGAACGGTACATTCTCTGGCACAGGCTCTTTCAGACTTTAATCCGAAGTTTTACTTTGCTTCTCCCCGACACTTGCAAATGCCTAATTACATAAAAGACGATTTAGATAAAAAAGGCATTGAATATAATGAAATTGAAGACATCAAAGAAGTTATGCCTGAGCTTGATATTATGTATGTTACAAGAATTCAAAAAGAAAGATTTGCCGTTTTGGAAGATTACGAAAAAGTAAAAGATTCATATATTATTACCAAAAAATTATTAGAAGGCGTAAAAAACAACTTCAAAGTTTTGCATCCGCTGCCTCGTGTTAACGAAATAACCACCGAAGTTGACGATACCGAATATGCATATTATTTTCAACAAGCAAAAAACGGAGTGTTTATGCGACAAGCAATTATCACAACTTTATTGAATTTAAAATATTAA